One genomic window of Coregonus clupeaformis isolate EN_2021a chromosome 12, ASM2061545v1, whole genome shotgun sequence includes the following:
- the il19l gene encoding interleukin 19 like, protein MKLLLSPALPRLLFLLACLSGCGLGHGLHLGTCSVTVHTHELRKHYTEIRSAVIAADSEMGVRLLRGDVMRNIQEGEYCCFLRLLLRFYVERVFVSHGLSQPLHRRSTSALANSFLTINKHLRQCHCHCGEDTRTIMDSLQAQFDKLEIYQAAVKAIGELDSLLDWLEELTHNSHKHLHTDR, encoded by the exons ATGAAGCTGCTGTTAAGCCCCGCCCTTCCCAGGCTCCTCTTCCTGTTAGCATGTCTCAGTGGGTGTGGCTTGGGCCATGGGCTACACCTGGGaacctgctctgtcactgtacacacacacgaaCTACGCAAGCACTACACAGAGATACGGAGCGCTGTG ATAGCAGCAGACAGTGAAATGGGAGTGAGACTGCTGAGGGGAGACGTGATGAGGAACATACAG GAGGGGGAGTACTGCTGTTTCCTGCGTCTATTGCTGCGTTTTTATGTGGAGAGAGTGTTTGTTAGCCACGGCTTGTCTCAGCCACTGCACCGACGCTCAACCAGCGCTCTCGCTAATAGTTTCCTCACAATCAACAAGCACTTGAGGCAATGT CACTGCCACTGTGGAGAAGACACCAGGACAATAATGGACTCCCTACAGGCCCAGTTTGACAAG CTGGAGATCTACCAGGCAGCAGTAAAGGCTATAGGAGAGCTGGACTCTCTACTGGACTGGCTGGAAGAGctcacacacaactcacacaagCACCTCCACACAGACAGATAA